In Salvia miltiorrhiza cultivar Shanhuang (shh) chromosome 4, IMPLAD_Smil_shh, whole genome shotgun sequence, the DNA window aaaatattagtggaggataatggggtgttacattaagtaaatataaaaatgtggtgtagtaataacccatgtgtaagaaaaaaaatatatgtaagactaatcatcaattaataaaatgctagagcataaaactcttgtgatcaaaattagaataaatagcactaacattagtgcactctctcaatttataaatacatcataggaaaataatttgagaaaaatattgatggaaaatttttataactcatcattcctaaatttctcggtaaaaataaataaatacataattttttttttcgatttgaaaactcaaaataaatctttgagctccatcattctcttaatggaaaatatattttgagtgcatcatccgttgaaataaaaataaaaataaattatcacgtatgtaatcatcaatcacataagtccgtattttattaatggatgctgaaccctaattaccataagaaatccttaaatcaataattaaaagtctataatccttaataaaaagtcggggcattacaATATCACAAGAACGAATCAATGTGCAAGAACGAGTgccataattttttaaatgtagacgatacaaaatataatttaattaataaaatacttTTCCTATAACCTATAAATTGTGAGTTTGAATCACTTATGTAGATAAGTGTGAATGTGTGTGAGCGGATAACTCTTAAAAATTGACTTATACGAAgctcaaaataacaaaatattaaaatctgttagaaaataaatcttTGAAGAAAACTTAATAAAGTTGTATGGTTGGAGGAGTGACAAATTAAGATCTTATGATTAAGAATTTTCGCGATCATTTCCACCGATATTAATAAATATGCACATGTATGATCTTACAAAttattcacttactaattaattaaaaatataattttatttttttttctattttattatataaatatttattaaaaactCGTGTCTTATAAATATTAATGGACGCATAAAGCTTTTTTAGGTgggtaagttttttttttttttttttttttttttttttttttttttttttttttaaagagaggATAGGTAGGCAAGTAACCATAATTGATTctttaaaaatctaaaatataACCGGGGTGGGCTCTACCTCTCTGCTTGTTGTTTGCCACGTATAAGACAGACAACACTCATTTTCTGCTAGCTCAATCTCCCACTTTTATCCTTCCTCACAGTTACATGtttaatttctttaattaagtGACTAAGAAGGTTTGGTTAAGAGTCAAATTTCTTAATTAAATATCGATAAGGTCTAGTTCAACTATTCTCATTTAAATATGAATtgtctttttaatttatttgaaaatagttTAATTTATACTAACTTGATTATTGTGCAAATTATTATGAAATGAtcttactaattaattattgttctaattgtttataatttaatttatactatAATATGTATCTTTTTTATCTCCTAAATTTCTTAATTAAGTTCCTACAAATTAAACAAGAGGGTATTTATAAGTGATTACAGCATACTATATAGCATAATTCTCTTTAACACATCATACCCAGTTTAGTAACAATTAAACCCCATGTTGTTGTAGTATTTTTTTCTGATAACGTAGTCCAAGAAGAAAAGGACCTTACCAACAAGAAAATTAGACAATTTAACTGCCCCACCCTCTCCTAAAAAAAATCTTACACAACTTACATCATTTAGAAATGGAGAGatatcattttatattttaacatGTTCATGATCGTAACTCAACGTattcaaaattatatattaatacatATATCATCCGATTGTTAACATTCTATTTTAttggtaaaaaaaattactttccTTTCCCCTTGTGACGTTAAtctgataattaattattaaaattgaaaCCACGACGCCCGACGGGAATCCCTTAACTTTAATTCTACAAAATTTGGCATGTTATTATGATTTACGTATAAAAAATCCCAATGAAGTTAATCTTCATGAATTAGAGCACAATCCTCAATCAGAACAGTCGAACCTCAAACTCGAACTTCTCCATCTCCTTTACTACGCCATAGCCATCCACAAATTCCCCAAACAAGATGGCTTTCCAAATACAAAATTGTAATTATGTGTTTAATTTGGGGCTCTAAGTTATTGGTTAAAATAGtaaattagtaattatttttaattattattttagataaatGTATAGTGAGTAAAATGAAAAGTGAAAactatgaatagaattattcttttaatAAGAAGGAGGTGCTGTTAATAAAAGGAAATCGTGCTAGttagcttaattaattaaaatttggataattatataaaagccCATTTAATGAATAGTCCACAAGCCCACCCCTTTTGATCAGGGGCACATATCATTGCAACTTGCAATCAACTAGTATAAGTCTAttgtctaaaaaaaaaaactatgtaAGTCTATAATGATGATTTGTTTTTATAAGTTGGGGCAATAAATGCacaaaaataactttaataaCACCACATCGAAAgtttaaatcaataaattttgGGTTAAGATGCAAATGCACTCTCAATATAGCCACTCCTAGAGCCTCGTACTCAATATTGGATCAGTTAAGCTCACGATGTTCCAATTTCGGTGCAATTAAATCATTCCCCTAACGCCGTTTAACTCCGTTAAGTAATTTATTCAGTGCAATTAAGCCTTTTCCCCTTTAGATTGCACCTCTTAAAGTATCtcttacttttactaatcaattTTCTGTGCACCCTTTtcaataattaacaaaaatatttatttcgcGTACTTTAAACTCAAAGAATCCAAAGAATTACTGTTAAATCAAAggagaaaattaagaaaattatataattaaattattcataaatgattacataaaaataataatcaaatattttttttctcaaaagtCAAACCAAGAATTACATAAAACCAATGCCCCAAAATTCTCAGTCCAATTGCCAACGATAgtacaattaataaaaatattgaatagCCCATACGAATCTTCAATTTTGAGCCATTAATAAAACTAAACAAATCAAAAGCCCAaactaaaataaagaaattaatattaaaaaaattgaaagaaatttAAGAGCTCTTGCACAGTTGTTGCACTGCTCATTCTTCTCTCTGCGACACAGCtgctctctatctctctcacacACTCTCTCTCGTCTCCGGCCTCTCGGTGCCCCCGCCCTCGCCGGTTTGCCCAATCCCTCGTCTCCCAGTCTCCCTCATCCCCTCTCTTCTTTCTGCGCCACCGGTCTCGCAGACCCGCCCAGCCTCCTCCATCATTGGCGCCTGCGTCAGAAGCAGTAGCAGTGCTTTGTGTCCAGGACACAGGTAACAATAtatagccaaaaaaaaaatgtggctTCTATTGTGATTCTTCTTCACAGTAGCTTCTTCATACATTAGACAAAATACTTTATGCTCATTGCTTTAATTCATGGATAATGTTAAGATACATGAGATGTACAACTTAAGCAACCCTAATTTCATTTCTAAATCAGCGCCGCTTATTCatcttctctcttttttttgttttaattcttGCTGCTTCTCTCTGCGTCTTCTCTTTTTTCGTTGAGCATCCACTTCTTATTCTTTCTTCTTGCTGGCAGAATGTTTCCTTCTTTTTCATCTCTTTTCTTCAGTTCCTTCTTATTCTTTTATCATGGCAGAATTGATTGCTGGTAAATTTGAGATGCTCCGATTAGAAAGTGTGAATCACTATCATATTTATAGACGTGGAggcaggggcggatccaggattcaaTGTTAGGGGGGGCTGAATTTATTGGACTACGGTGCTTGAAAATatttacacgggggttcgggggcgggagcccccgaagcaatttttttgagcattccgtacactccatttcatacattttttcaacaatcacttaatataataagataattgttcgcaattcaattaattcaacatcaagtagattgaaagcatataaaaacgtacttttattcatttttcttaaaaaaaaattgtttcgtcttctaaacaaataaactaattttcattgttagtaattagtaattttacttttacctttagaattgactcaaatttaacattaaaaattaactaagaaagaaaaaatgataaaaataatactataaatgtaacaactcaatgtgttgagcaattaatatggatagttggatactataaataatgtattactatattttttcttgtattttttttatttatatacacatatatatatagatataaaacaaaataataaatatatatatctataatttaaaaaaaaaactcaaaaattgggagggggctgaagccccccctagccccccctggatccgccactgcgtGGAGGCCACACATACTTGTTCTCCAAGAATAAATTTCAATTATCATTAATAAAGAGACCGCAGATTAACCAATAATTTTGCAGCCTATTAGAACCTCGGTTTGCAGTGATATTATATATTCATTGGTTTTGCTGGTTACGCATTGAACCAAAAGTTGGATAAAAACAGGGACTCTATCGACGGGCAAATGTTGCTGATGTGATGTATTcagctgagagagagaggggaaatTACAGCTTAAATTTGCTCATTACACAATGAATGAAGAGAATTATTAATGGACAATAGTGGGTCTCTTTTGGCTTGAAAATGACTAAAATTGTGATGTActcagcttttatatatatatatatatatatatagggttagcttatattgagattttaaatattttgagattttgagataaatgaacatatcaataaattctttgaacataaccaatataactgatgaacatatgaatctatttaatttatttaaaaaacacgccacttgtagggattgaaccctagaccaacgcgcgttcataaaaattaattgacaagttcatcaaaatgtacttatatgttcatttatctcaaaatctcaaaatatatataaatctcaattgaaccaattcctatatatatatatatatatatatatatatatatatatatatatatatatatagattctaTTGCAAATGGTATGCATTATTTGTTGTCCGTAAATGTGTTTTTTGAAGACATTATATTAGTGTATTGCATGAGTTGTCTGTCATTATACATATTTACAATTAACAATAAGGATGCGTTactctttgatggataaatttattatgaaaaatgagggataacaaaagtTTATACCTTTAAATGCCTTTTTCTTTATTcatagagggataatattatccgtccttaaagtgaaaataagaaagaaaaaatgatgaacttctcttttgtataaaatgtgagaaaagaaaggaggtatttaaaggcataaattttgttatcccttattttcttatgataaatttatccaccAACGTAAACGCACCATAAATAGAAAATGTGAATTAATGTAATATCCATTGTTGAGGTATTATTGGCGGAGTAATAGATAGATTCGAATTTCGCAAACTCGGCACCGTGAAAATGCTGGTGCAGCTACTTCATCGGCTGCTCAGTCCCAATTTCTCATCACTCCGCAACTTCCCATCTCCAAACCCTCACAAGACTCCACCATTTTCTGTTTCACTCCGCGCCTCCATTTCCCAGAAGGCTAACCCCCAATCCTCCTCCGCCCCCAGTCTCCCAAAACCGGAGGCGGCCTCTGAAGCCTCTCGGTTCGCGCGGACCGTGCTATTTGTGCCGCCTGGAGTCCAGCCGGATGAAATCACGGAAGAAAAGGTCCTCCCAGGCTCGAACATCGTGCTGGGACCCTACGCTGGTGACGCCAAAATCAAGGAGGTGAATTTCGTGAAGAGCAGCAGCCGCCCCAAGGAGTGCCCTAGAGACGACCGGCCAGAATTCGCCATGCTCGGCCGCTCCAACGTAGGGAAGTCTTCACTTATTAACTCCTTGGTTCGCAAAAAGGAAGTTGCCCTCACTTCTAAGAAGCCAGGTTTTGAATTTATGTGTTGTTTCTTAGTTTGTATATGTGATTTGGGATGAAATGTTAATTCAATATGGATGACTTTTGCAGGGAAGACTCAGTTGATCAATCATTTCTTGGTGAATAAAAGTTGGTACATTGTGGATTTGCCCGGATACGGGTGAGCTGTTTTTTGCTTTCTGCTTATCTTTGCTTAGAGGTGTTTGTATGTTAAATCATTAgagcttctttttttttgagaaaaaatcTTTAGAGCTTTAATGGTATGTTGAGAAGTTAGGTTATTGTATTTGGCTGCTCAATCGAAGTTGAGGAGAAAATACTGATCCAGATTGGCTTGTTATCTGTTGTTAAATTCTAGCATATGCGTCGCAATGGAAATTCACAAATATGAATTGGACTTTCTGCATATTATACTGTAAAAAATTGGATGAATTAAGTAGGGTTGGATGAGTAGGTGTTGTTGAGGAACAGATTAGATTTAGGGAAAATAATCTTGATACTGTGGAGTTCATTGTATGTGAAATGAATTTAGTATTGAGGGATACAAGGGATTGCTTCTATGTGGCAGCGATCGTCATGGTTTACCCGTAGTATAGTTGTATCTTGATGGTAGCTGGTTAAGTTTTAGGAAATGGGTTGAATATATAACTGCATAATTGAGTAAAACGTGAGAAGTATCTGTCACTATTAGGATGTGTTATCTgtggttgataaatttatcaggggaaaataagggataacaaaaaattctctctttaaaTACCTCAATTTCCCCCTCATTTCCTACAGAAGAGAATTCCACCCtttctcattcctcattttcacttcaagagAGAGAACATTATTACACCaaaaatagagggataatattatccctccttgaagtgaaaatgagaaatggtgaaattctcttttgtaggacatgaaggaaaagaaatgaggcatttaaagggagaattttttattatcccaccttttcccatgataaatttatcaatcaaagaaaACACTCCCTTAGAGTCAAATGTTACTTTTCTGAATTTGGCAGTACACTTGTTTCTGAAGTTTTTGTATTTGATACTAAATGTTTTACCATGATATGGATCATCAATTCCCTGAATTTGGATGGTTGCCTAGAAACTTACGTTTATATGTTCAATTGCATAGTAAATATACCTCATTCGGTTTTCCTTGAGGTGCATGATGGTTTAGCTAGAGTAAGACTGTTATCACATAAGCACATTGTGTGATGACGACAGCTCCTTTAAATTCCCAGACTTGTGATTATTGGCTGCCCTTCAACGATACATCTTATTTCACGTGCAGATTTGCCAACGCCCCGGAGTCTGCTAGAATGGATTGGTCGTCATTTACTAAAGGTTACTTTTTGAATCGTGATACCCTGGTCTCTGTTCTCCTTCTGGTTGATGCAAGTGTTCCGCCTCAGAAAATTGATCTTGATTGTGCAAATTGGCTTGGACGAAACAATGTATGTAACTTTGATATGCTCTTGAATTTTGTGAATTTTGAAGTGCTAAACTGTGTGTTGATATGTTGTTTATAGATACCTATGACTTTTGTTTTCACAAAGTGTGATAAAACAAAAGGAGGCAAAGCTAAAAGGCCTGATGAGAACATCAGAGATTTTCAACAGCTGATCAGAGAAAGCTATCGCGAACACCCTCCATGGATCATGACGAGCAGTGTGACAGGGTTAGGCAGAGATGAGCTTCTACTGCACATGTCGCAGCTTAGAAACTATTGGGATCAGGAGTAAGGTATTGGGACCTGCCATTTTTGTCTCTACTGAATCTTCATACGTTGTAAATTGTTATGCCACTCTTTTAAACTCCATTAAGCTGGAAAACTGCTTCACTAATATTATTTGTCATACATCTAACTTGAGCTGCTGGGTGCCTTTTATGTTGCCAGTGTTTCCAACTCATGAATTTTATCCTGAAAATGTACTTTGTTAAGGCGATGGAGATGTCTCCTTCAATTGGTATATAGAATAGATTACATATGCCACCTCAAAGAAACAAATGGTAACAACAATAAACAAGAAACAGCCCTACTCCTTGGATCTCCATCCTTATGCTTTTTGTTTCATTAGATCCttatacaatttttttgttttaataagttcatatacttttatttttgatgTAACCCCATCCTTATTAACGAATCTAGTAAAAAGGTTAATTTTCCATTATCTATACAtgtgattatttattatttaattaaatctcACATCATTTACCTAAAATTACTATGAATAAAACCTCATGACCTCCAATTCATACATGTACATAATACCACTGCTCCTCATACAAATTCTCTAAGTAGCCCCaagaaatgtttttttttttttgtggttaaCTTTCGGGTTCTTGCCTAATTTCATATAGATTGTCATTCACTAATCATCGTCAAAATTATTATATGGTTTCGATTTAATAGTAACATtgcagaaaaaataaaatttgaattcgaggttatttgttttttaataataattatatggGGACTCAATAAAACAAGTATAAGAATGTAAGGCTTCATCTAGCCAAAGCATTACCATTATCCCTTTGAACGGCT includes these proteins:
- the LOC131021925 gene encoding GTP-binding protein At2g22870 → MLVQLLHRLLSPNFSSLRNFPSPNPHKTPPFSVSLRASISQKANPQSSSAPSLPKPEAASEASRFARTVLFVPPGVQPDEITEEKVLPGSNIVLGPYAGDAKIKEVNFVKSSSRPKECPRDDRPEFAMLGRSNVGKSSLINSLVRKKEVALTSKKPGKTQLINHFLVNKSWYIVDLPGYGFANAPESARMDWSSFTKGYFLNRDTLVSVLLLVDASVPPQKIDLDCANWLGRNNIPMTFVFTKCDKTKGGKAKRPDENIRDFQQLIRESYREHPPWIMTSSVTGLGRDELLLHMSQLRNYWDQE